Genomic window (Methanophagales archaeon):
CTCCCGAGAAGAATGGTGCATTCTTTAGGGATTATATTAAGTTGTTTGAATGTTTTATATGCACTGTTTAGCGTCATGGAATATTCGCTAAAGTTTATACGGAAAAACTCTTCAAAAGATCTCTCTTTATTCGTTCCTTTCAAGTAAGTATAATCAGATAAAGCGTGGAGATAGATAAGAAGAAGTAAGTTTCTCCATTCAAGTGGATAATCTTTAATAAAAGAGTTCTGGAAATGATTTTCCCAGAGTTCTATTAAAATGTCTTTTGCATTTTGATTATTTGCTTCTATTTCCCATTTTCTTTCGTTCAAATATTCCCTTGCATCCCTAAAGTATTTAAAGATCCTTGGTAGGTCGCTCACTTTGATATTTTCCGAAAATTCCGGATAGTTTATTTTTAGTGAGTCCAATTTTATCTGTGAAACTATAGAAAGAGCAGGATTTATCTCAATACCAACGCTCTTTGTTCCAACAACGGATGCTTCTATTAATGTTGTCCCGGAGCCCATGAAAGGGTCCAGTATTATGTCCTCACCTGAAGCACCTATGAAATTTATTATTGCTTTTATCATTTGCCCGTGAAATTTTCCCTTATAGGGATAAAACCAATGAGTGAGATACTGATTTGTGTGTCCAATTTGTCCCTTTCCTTTTACCATTGAAATAAAGTAATGATACGATTTTTCTCCATTTACTAACTTAAAATAGGCAGTTCTTTTCCTGAAAAGTTCTAAATTCTCTTTTAGAGTTTCGTATTCCATTTTGGCTAATTGCAACTCATATATCTGACCTACATCCTCAAAAAGTTCAAAATGCCCTTTATTAAAATTATGACCCAAAATCCAAGATAGCGGGGCTATTTCTCTTTCGAGATGCATTGAAAGTACTGAGTTAAAATCTTTTGCACGGGTATCTATCGATGAATCTTTTTTAATGAAATCAAATAGTGATGCTTTTTTTCCATGATTATACTTTCTATCCATAGCCAACAATCCTACTCCTTACTGCATTTCACTTATATCTATACTTTTGCAGAAATAATAATAGCCCATCTACATATTGCTCCTTTTCTTCTTATTCGACTATTACTGCCCCTGATATATCCATAGTTCCTTCTAACCACGTTTTTTTATTAGTCTGCTCTATCGCACAATGGACTTAGAAAGCCCTATAGTAAATTAACCTATAGCTGTTCTGTATTAAACCGTCTCCTCTTTTATATCAGAAGGGATGTTTATTCTAAATATATCGTATAATAACAGGGGGGGAAATCAGGAAGAAGTAAAAAGTGATAAAAGTGAGGATCGGCAAATTTGGGTTCCTTAATAACTTCCTGCCGTATTTCCTGTTGGAGCAGAATAGCGGCATAGATACAGATATGGAGGTATATGAGGGCTCGCCAAGAGAGCTTACTGCTATGTTCGAGCGCGGTGAGCTAGATTTCGCACCTCTGCCTTCATTCTATTATATAAAGAACAAAGCGCGACTGCGGAGTTATGAGTTCTGTGTCGCCTCGAAAGATAGTGTTTTGAGTGTGCTTCTCGTATCAGAAAGGGGGATACGGGACGAAGAGGGGTGTATAGCGGTTACTAATCAGACTGTGACATCATTAAACCTGCTGAAGGTAATTCTAAAAGAAAAGGGGTGGAGAAACGAGATTTATGAGTTGAATGAGATTGAAGCGGGCGAGCTGCTTAAACATGGCACTTATGCACTCGTGATTGGTGATGAAGCATTGAGAGCGCGGGAGAGATACAGGGTTGTTATGGATCTTGGAGAGGAGTGGCATGAGTTAACAGGATATCCTATGGTATTTGGTATCTCTGTATCACCAAATGGTATTGACATGAGTGAAGCAAACAGTGCGGTCATGAGGTCTCTGGAGTGGGGTGAAAAGAATATAGAAGAGGTATTAAGGGAAGCGAAGAAGCGATTCAGTATGCCCGATGAACTTCTTGAGAGGTATCTCAATACACTCACATATCGACTGGGCGAGCGAGAGAGGAAGGGACTCGAAATTTTTGAGGCTAAATGTCATGAGTATAGATTATTATGATTATGGCTATGTGGATAAGAATCTTAGAGGTATAGACCTTGGATTTGATGAGGCTTTAGAGCTGTTCGAGCTGCCTTTACCTGTGATTGGTAGAATTGCAGATACGATAAGGAGAGCGAGATGTGGAGAACTCGTGACGTTCGTTATTGATAGGAACATAAGCTACACAAACAGGTGTGTATCGAGGTGCAAATTCTGCGCGTTCTATGCGAACCGTGAACGAGATGGCTATATCCTGAGTAAGGAAACGATATTAAGCAAGGTAAAAGAAGCAATCGAAGCTGGTGCGACCCAGATACTCATCCAGGGTGGATTAAACCCTGAAATTGGTATTGAATGGTTTGAGGATTTATTTTCTGCAATAAAGCGTCAATTCCCAACCGTTCAGCTTCATAGCCTCTCTCCGCCTGAGATACACTTTGTTGCGATGCATGAAGACATGAGTATAAAAGAGACGCTGGCACGATTGAGGGCAGCGGGACTGGATTCTCTGCCTGGCGGTGGTGCTGAGATCCTCAGTGATAGGGTGCGAACTGAAATTAGTCCGAATAAGCTCAGTGCAGATGGATGGATAGAAGTGATGGATACAGCGCAGAAGATGGGGATGAGAACGACAGCGACCATGATGTTCGGGCATATAGAGCGCGATGAAGAGATTGTGGAGCACTTATTTCGGGTGCGGGATTTGCAGAACAGGAGGAAAGGCTTCACTGCGTTCATCCCATGGACTTTCCAGCCATGGCACACTGCGCTCCATGAAACGATAAAAGAACCCGTGTCTGTGGGAAGATACTTACAGGTATTGGGAATAGCTCGAATAGTTCTCCATTCGATAAGGAATATACAAGCATCGTGGCTGACACAGGGCTGCGAGGTTGCGAAATTGGCATTGTCCTTCGGTGCAAACGACTTTGGAGGCACGATACTGGAGGAGAATGTGGTAACGGCAGCAGGCAGGGAGCACAGCCCGATGAAGCCGGAGGAGATTGTGAAAGCGGTGAAATCTCTTGGCAGACCGGTGGCACAGAGGAATACATACTATGAGGTACTGAAGGAGTATTGATGAGGAAATGAGAGAGATGACAAAGTCAGGTAAGTTACTGCGAAGTTGGAAGCGCCGCAGCTATCGCTAATAAATAGCCGCTTATGCTTATGCTTATTATGCTTATGACGATCTCATTGTCATTGCACCTTTTACTACCACACTTAATACTAAGCCCGAAACGGTTAATAACCAATAACAAATTATTGGATACTTTAAAGATTAAAGATCGAGCAGCCATGGCTCCTTCAAAGCAGCCGGGCAGTTTGTTCTTGAAGGGCATTCCCCACAGTTCCTGTTGCTGCTTATACAACCTGCAAGTCTCGAATATGCAAGTGCAAGTTTTGCTCCTTTATGGTTCATGCTCTTTAACTCGCGTGCAGTCTCAATTACCCGCTTTGATATCTCCATCGGATAATAACCGCCCCACCAGACATTCTCCAGGCCACTCTTCTTTGACACCTCCTTGCCTATCTCCTCCATCCTCGCACTCGTCGGTCCTGGATGGTAATACAGGATATAATTTGGTCTGAACGGTATAATACGCAGTGGCACCGTAGGGTCTATTGAAGCGATAAACTCCGCTATATCCTCTATCTCTTCATCATTAATTCCCGGTATCACAATCGTTCTGAATGCACGGATTCTGCCCCTACCGTTCCTGATCAGGTATT
Coding sequences:
- the mqnC gene encoding dehypoxanthine futalosine cyclase — its product is MSIDYYDYGYVDKNLRGIDLGFDEALELFELPLPVIGRIADTIRRARCGELVTFVIDRNISYTNRCVSRCKFCAFYANRERDGYILSKETILSKVKEAIEAGATQILIQGGLNPEIGIEWFEDLFSAIKRQFPTVQLHSLSPPEIHFVAMHEDMSIKETLARLRAAGLDSLPGGGAEILSDRVRTEISPNKLSADGWIEVMDTAQKMGMRTTATMMFGHIERDEEIVEHLFRVRDLQNRRKGFTAFIPWTFQPWHTALHETIKEPVSVGRYLQVLGIARIVLHSIRNIQASWLTQGCEVAKLALSFGANDFGGTILEENVVTAAGREHSPMKPEEIVKAVKSLGRPVAQRNTYYEVLKEY
- a CDS encoding menaquinone biosynthesis protein; translation: MIKVRIGKFGFLNNFLPYFLLEQNSGIDTDMEVYEGSPRELTAMFERGELDFAPLPSFYYIKNKARLRSYEFCVASKDSVLSVLLVSERGIRDEEGCIAVTNQTVTSLNLLKVILKEKGWRNEIYELNEIEAGELLKHGTYALVIGDEALRARERYRVVMDLGEEWHELTGYPMVFGISVSPNGIDMSEANSAVMRSLEWGEKNIEEVLREAKKRFSMPDELLERYLNTLTYRLGERERKGLEIFEAKCHEYRLL